A section of the Citrus sinensis cultivar Valencia sweet orange chromosome 8, DVS_A1.0, whole genome shotgun sequence genome encodes:
- the LOC127899076 gene encoding classical arabinogalactan protein 1 — MAHSNYAILIAMALLSVSAMAQSPAPSPTKTPAAAAPSPLKTPPAASPSPLSTPPAAAPPPVTVSSPPSPPPFSSSPAPANSPSSISMSPSDAPAPSENSAVLNRFAVSGSLAFGLFAAVLVI; from the coding sequence ATGGCTCACTCTAACTATGCAATCTTGATCGCCATGGCTTTGCTTTCTGTTTCCGCAATGGCGCAATCTCCTGCGCCGTCTCCAACGAAGACTCCAGCAGCAGCAGCGCCATCGCCATTGAAGACTCCGCCGGCCGCTTCGCCTTCTCCGTTGAGTACTCCACCTGCGGCCGCGCCGCCTCCAGTCACTGTCAGCTCTCCGCCGTCACCTcctccattttcttcttctccggCACCGGCGAATTCTCCATCATCGATCTCTATGTCTCCATCCGATGCTCCTGCTCCATCTGAGAACTCGGCCGTTTTGAACAGATTTGCCGTTTCTGGATCTCTGGCTTTCGGGCTATTCGCTGCCGTGTTGGTTATATAG
- the LOC102628403 gene encoding uncharacterized protein LOC102628403 — protein MSTRSNKMQNLLRIFHHYRASSINNSKGHIPRVTVAKLRHGYSMHQGLHLISSNGESWRKQDTHMAKSGMNNNNGMNNNNPPAPTPAPSKFNFSLWAKWILGSILSLLLPFWKQKWEKLKQIEGEAEMVIEEVEKAAEVVEKVATVAENVSAEVAEILPDHTKFKDAALFVERVAKETAHDAQLTENFIHKVDEVKQDINDLEKLVEPVVDKFVEEETK, from the exons atGTCAACAAGAAgcaataaaatgcaaaatttgcTTCGAATATTTCATCATTACAGGGCTTCTTCCATCAACAATTCCAAAGGCCATATTCCTCGTGTTACAGTAGCTAAGCTTCGACATGGCTACTCCATGCATCAAGGTTTGCATTTGATCAGCAGCAATGGTGAATCATGGAGAAAACAAGATACCCACAT ggCGAAGAGTGGTATGAACAATAATAATGGTATGAACAATAATAATCCACCAGCACCAACTCCCGCTCCTTCAAAGTTCAATTTTTCCCTCTG GGCAAAGTGGATTTTGGGCTCTATACTGTCTCTGTTGCTACCTTTCTGGAAGCAGAAATGGGAGAAACTAAAGCAAATAGAAG GGGAGGCAGAAATGGTAATTGAAGAGGTTGAAAAAGCAGCAGAGGTAGTAGAAAAGGTAGCAACCGTGGCAGAGAATGTATCGGCAGAGGTTGCTGAAATACTTCCTGATCACACCAAATTTAAAGATGCGGCTTTGTTTGTCGAAAGGGTTGCTAAAGAAACAGCACATGATGCTCAACTTACTGAAAATTTCATTCATAAG GTTGATGAAGTGAAGCAAGATATAAACGACTTGGAGAAACTTGTAGAACCCGTTGTTGATAAATTTGTAGAGGAAGAAACAAAGTGA